In Synechococcus sp. UW69, a single genomic region encodes these proteins:
- a CDS encoding peroxiredoxin: MALGIGDRLPSFSLEDQNGDLRTPASVQGRWLVLFFYPKDDTPGCTAEACSFRDNTESFAALDAEVWGISGDDAVSHRRFATRHNLTFPLLCDRNNALRREMGVPKALGLLPGRVTYIVDGEGVIRHTFSNLLDGPAHVREAQHVLNQLRG, encoded by the coding sequence ATGGCCCTCGGGATCGGCGACCGTCTTCCCTCCTTCAGCCTGGAGGATCAGAACGGTGACCTTCGCACTCCCGCTTCGGTGCAGGGCCGTTGGCTGGTGCTGTTCTTCTATCCCAAGGACGACACACCGGGATGCACCGCCGAGGCATGCAGCTTCCGCGACAACACAGAGAGCTTTGCTGCACTCGATGCGGAGGTCTGGGGCATCAGCGGTGATGACGCCGTCAGCCATCGCCGTTTTGCCACCCGCCACAACCTGACGTTCCCGTTGCTGTGCGACCGCAACAACGCCCTGCGACGCGAAATGGGAGTTCCTAAAGCCCTGGGCCTTTTGCCCGGTCGTGTCACCTACATCGTTGATGGCGAGGGGGTGATCCGACACACCTTCAGCAACCTGCTTGATGGCCCGGCCCATGTACGGGAAGCACAGCATGTGCTGAATCAGCTGCGCGGCTGA
- a CDS encoding DUF1350 family protein yields the protein MVNWRQLGPIWQLRPAEPTGLIEFIGGSYLAATPQLSYRRLLEDLVADGLAVHAWAYVPGFDHQRQARDAWSAFRSARRQLEERCGALASPLRLGHSLGCKLHLLAPDGGRGSRALIALSFNNFNADRSIPLLGELAPRLGVDTEFSPSPAETLRLIGRHYQQERNLVVRFGRDELDQSGDLIQALKQRPSDSSSTLELPGDHLTPASAGLRRSFLGDWADDPKRVAVIRQLSRTICSWSS from the coding sequence ATGGTCAACTGGCGTCAGCTGGGTCCGATCTGGCAGCTGCGGCCTGCCGAACCAACTGGGCTGATCGAATTCATCGGCGGCAGCTATCTGGCAGCGACACCGCAGCTGAGCTATCGGAGGTTGCTGGAAGACCTTGTGGCCGATGGCCTCGCTGTGCATGCCTGGGCCTACGTGCCTGGATTTGATCATCAGCGGCAGGCCCGCGATGCCTGGAGCGCCTTCCGCTCGGCGCGACGCCAACTGGAGGAGCGATGCGGAGCCCTGGCAAGTCCACTTCGCCTCGGCCACAGCCTGGGTTGCAAGCTTCATCTGCTGGCCCCCGATGGGGGACGCGGCAGCAGAGCACTGATCGCCCTGAGCTTCAACAACTTCAACGCCGACCGTTCGATTCCGCTGCTCGGCGAACTCGCGCCACGGCTAGGGGTGGACACTGAATTCAGTCCCAGTCCAGCCGAAACGCTTCGCTTGATCGGCCGCCACTATCAGCAGGAGCGGAATCTGGTGGTGCGATTCGGGCGTGATGAGCTGGATCAAAGTGGCGACCTGATTCAAGCGCTGAAACAACGACCTTCGGATTCCAGCTCAACCCTTGAGCTTCCCGGGGATCACCTCACCCCTGCCAGTGCTGGGCTGCGACGCAGCTTTCTCGGGGACTGGGCGGATGACCCCAAACGGGTGGCGGTCATCCGACAGTTGAGCAGAACCATCTGCAGCTGGAGCAGCTGA
- a CDS encoding carbon-nitrogen hydrolase family protein — protein MSDFLAAAVQLTSSQDPELNFNAAEEQIDLAARRGAELIGLPENFAFMGEDSRRLALAPTLAEQCSRFLVTMARRYQVALLGGGFPVPVGDGSRTLNRSELVDRDGMLLGRYDKIHLFDVDLPDGNTYRESATVNPGRDLPPVVDIPGLCKVGLSICYDVRFPELYRHLVGAGADLLMIPAAFTAFTGKDHWQVLLQARAIENTAYVLAPAQTGVHHGRRQSHGHALVIDPWGTVLADAGVQAGAAIAPVNTNHLGHVRGQMPSLRHRQPALF, from the coding sequence GTGAGCGACTTCCTGGCGGCTGCTGTTCAGCTAACGAGCAGTCAGGATCCGGAGCTCAATTTCAATGCTGCTGAGGAGCAGATCGATCTGGCTGCACGCCGTGGTGCCGAACTGATTGGTCTCCCCGAGAATTTCGCCTTTATGGGGGAGGACAGCCGGCGCCTGGCACTGGCCCCAACGCTGGCTGAACAGTGCAGTCGCTTTTTGGTGACCATGGCGCGCAGGTATCAGGTGGCGCTTCTTGGTGGGGGCTTTCCTGTGCCTGTGGGTGATGGATCACGCACGCTGAACCGCTCAGAGCTCGTCGACCGTGACGGCATGCTCCTGGGCCGTTACGACAAGATTCATTTGTTTGATGTCGACCTGCCGGACGGCAACACCTACCGCGAGTCGGCAACGGTGAACCCGGGGCGTGATTTACCTCCTGTTGTCGACATTCCTGGTCTGTGCAAGGTGGGGCTGTCCATTTGCTACGACGTGCGGTTTCCTGAGCTCTATCGCCACCTCGTCGGCGCCGGCGCAGATCTGTTGATGATTCCTGCAGCATTCACCGCGTTCACCGGAAAAGACCACTGGCAGGTTCTTCTTCAGGCCAGGGCCATCGAGAACACGGCTTATGTGCTTGCCCCAGCGCAGACGGGGGTCCACCACGGTCGCCGACAGAGCCACGGACACGCTCTGGTGATTGATCCCTGGGGCACGGTCCTTGCCGATGCGGGTGTTCAGGCTGGAGCAGCCATTGCTCCGGTCAACACCAATCACCTCGGTCATGTTCGGGGCCAGATGCCGAGCCTTCGGCATCGTCAGCCCGCCCTGTTCTGA
- the pstS gene encoding phosphate ABC transporter substrate-binding protein PstS — translation MRIAQKALLASSLLVLGAGISASAAPKLNGAGASFPAKIYQRWFADLAKSGGPQVNYQAVGSGSGRKAFIDQTVNFGASDDPMKKKDMAKVGRGVVQIPMVGGTIAFGYNKPGCNLKLTQEQAVKVAMGMVKNWKELGCKAGTLTWVHRSDGSGTTKAFTNSMEAFSKTWTLGTGKSVKWPAGVGAKGNSGVAGVIQNRVGAIGYVNQSYIKGNVKAAALQNKAGEFLKPSVAAGARALNGISLDKDLAGKNPNPTAKGAYPIATLTWVLAYKTGNGKNAKVVQEAFNYMLSSKAQDKAPSLGFVPLKGDILAKSKAAVKKIGQ, via the coding sequence ATGCGCATCGCACAAAAAGCCCTTCTTGCCTCTTCCCTGCTTGTTCTGGGAGCAGGCATCTCCGCTTCGGCAGCTCCCAAGCTGAACGGCGCTGGTGCTTCCTTCCCTGCCAAGATCTACCAGCGTTGGTTCGCTGACCTGGCCAAGTCTGGTGGCCCTCAGGTCAACTATCAGGCTGTCGGTTCCGGTTCCGGCCGTAAAGCCTTCATCGACCAGACCGTGAACTTCGGCGCATCGGATGATCCGATGAAGAAGAAGGATATGGCCAAGGTCGGCCGTGGTGTTGTTCAGATCCCGATGGTGGGTGGCACCATCGCCTTCGGCTACAACAAGCCCGGCTGCAACCTGAAACTCACCCAGGAGCAGGCCGTCAAGGTCGCCATGGGCATGGTTAAGAACTGGAAAGAGCTGGGCTGCAAAGCCGGCACTCTCACCTGGGTGCATCGTTCTGACGGTTCCGGCACCACCAAGGCCTTCACCAACTCCATGGAGGCTTTCTCCAAGACCTGGACCCTGGGTACTGGTAAGTCCGTCAAGTGGCCTGCTGGTGTCGGCGCCAAAGGTAATTCCGGTGTTGCCGGTGTGATTCAGAACCGCGTGGGTGCCATCGGTTATGTGAATCAGTCCTACATCAAGGGCAATGTCAAGGCCGCTGCTCTCCAGAACAAGGCGGGTGAGTTCCTCAAGCCCTCCGTTGCTGCTGGCGCCCGTGCCCTGAACGGCATCAGCCTCGACAAGGATCTTGCAGGCAAGAATCCCAACCCCACCGCTAAGGGCGCTTACCCCATTGCAACGCTGACCTGGGTGTTGGCCTACAAAACCGGCAACGGCAAAAACGCCAAAGTGGTGCAGGAAGCCTTCAACTACATGTTGAGCAGCAAGGCTCAGGACAAAGCTCCTTCCCTGGGGTTTGTTCCTCTGAAGGGTGACATCCTGGCCAAATCAAAGGCCGCAGTCAAAAAGATTGGTCAGTGA
- a CDS encoding 3'-5' exonuclease — protein MPEQLNFLAGFSQPQAAPTPTDSQVSASDSPSVVPPDVVPAANGDRTEDSVEGSPSTLLIIDTETSGLDPLQDKCLEVGCILFDVPSRSVLAQQSFLLPVESNAAEAINRIPAAVTRRPQPWQQALVWFEHLLSAADLLVAHNAAFDRQWFGLGSVPATTTPWLCTMEDIRWPAERQLRSRPSVRDLALAYGVPVWAAHRALSDCIYIAEVFARCDDLEQLLERGLEPRQLMRARVSFDERHLAKAAGFRWNDPIKGAWTRRLSDREIAALEFPVAPVELEADRLSA, from the coding sequence ATGCCTGAGCAGCTCAACTTTCTTGCAGGCTTTTCACAGCCCCAAGCCGCTCCAACGCCGACAGATTCTCAGGTCTCAGCTTCGGATTCACCTTCTGTGGTTCCGCCAGACGTTGTGCCCGCCGCCAATGGCGATCGGACTGAGGATTCGGTCGAGGGCTCCCCCTCCACCCTTCTGATCATTGACACCGAAACCTCAGGCTTGGATCCGCTTCAAGACAAGTGTCTTGAGGTGGGCTGCATTCTTTTCGATGTACCGAGTCGCTCGGTGCTGGCCCAGCAATCCTTCCTCCTGCCGGTTGAATCCAATGCTGCGGAGGCGATTAACCGGATTCCCGCCGCCGTCACCCGCCGCCCACAACCCTGGCAACAGGCGCTGGTGTGGTTCGAGCATCTGCTCAGCGCGGCTGATCTGCTGGTCGCTCACAACGCAGCCTTCGATCGCCAGTGGTTCGGTCTTGGTTCTGTTCCGGCCACCACCACGCCATGGCTCTGCACCATGGAGGACATTCGCTGGCCGGCTGAGCGTCAGCTGCGCTCACGGCCATCGGTGCGGGACCTTGCCTTGGCCTATGGCGTCCCGGTCTGGGCAGCTCACCGTGCCCTGAGCGATTGCATCTACATCGCAGAGGTCTTCGCGCGTTGCGATGACCTGGAGCAGCTGTTGGAGCGGGGCTTGGAACCCCGCCAATTGATGCGCGCTCGGGTGTCGTTCGATGAACGCCATCTGGCCAAAGCGGCCGGCTTCCGCTGGAACGATCCGATCAAGGGTGCTTGGACCCGTCGGTTGAGTGATCGCGAGATTGCAGCGCTGGAGTTTCCTGTCGCCCCCGTGGAGCTGGAGGCTGATCGCCTCAGCGCCTGA
- a CDS encoding N-acetylmuramoyl-L-alanine amidase yields MPPASSRRLAWLLAAALQCTAFTQGLPARAASALAAWAFTEEGVLKLRTSRNARLEAFFQAASDGRGTRVWIDIPGELKFPRRLAGRGAVREIRLGKPRVGATRLVVEFRPDVDLNPNDLRLRGTAPDRWELVFTGLPTRGLDDFGEGDLTGRATAWLPPGGFRPTRTPVDPSGLPTVARNRYRIVIDPGHGGPDPGAIGIGGLRETNVVLDVSLQVADLLRARGVDVRMTRTREVDVDLPPRVSLANRTGATAFVSIHANALSMNRPDVNGIETFFFSDPRSGRLASYLQQQMMDVSPGTPNRGVRRGRFFVIRRTTMPSALVEMGFVTGAIDAPRLANADHRRRLALALAAGILNYLKQEVR; encoded by the coding sequence ATGCCTCCAGCGTCGTCCCGACGACTGGCCTGGCTTCTGGCCGCGGCCTTGCAGTGCACTGCTTTCACCCAGGGCTTGCCCGCCAGAGCTGCTAGTGCCCTGGCGGCCTGGGCCTTCACCGAAGAGGGGGTGCTCAAGCTGCGCACGAGCCGGAACGCTCGGTTGGAAGCCTTTTTTCAGGCTGCCAGCGATGGTCGTGGAACCCGGGTCTGGATTGATATTCCTGGGGAGTTGAAGTTCCCGCGGCGGTTGGCTGGTCGGGGCGCCGTCCGAGAAATTCGGCTGGGGAAGCCCCGCGTCGGTGCCACCCGTCTGGTCGTGGAATTCCGTCCAGATGTGGATCTCAACCCCAACGATTTGCGTTTGCGTGGAACCGCTCCGGATCGCTGGGAACTGGTCTTCACCGGTCTCCCCACCCGTGGGCTCGATGACTTTGGCGAAGGCGATTTGACGGGTCGCGCTACGGCCTGGCTCCCGCCGGGTGGATTCCGTCCCACCCGAACGCCGGTCGATCCTTCGGGGCTGCCGACGGTCGCCCGTAATCGCTATCGCATCGTGATCGACCCTGGTCACGGTGGTCCAGATCCTGGGGCGATCGGCATTGGTGGCTTGCGCGAGACCAACGTGGTTCTTGATGTGTCGCTGCAGGTTGCAGACCTGCTCCGGGCGCGCGGCGTGGATGTTCGGATGACCCGTACGCGTGAAGTGGATGTGGACCTTCCGCCGCGGGTGTCCCTGGCGAATCGAACAGGTGCAACCGCCTTTGTGAGCATTCATGCCAATGCGCTGAGCATGAACCGTCCGGATGTGAATGGGATCGAGACCTTTTTCTTCTCGGACCCCCGATCTGGACGCCTGGCGTCCTATCTGCAGCAGCAGATGATGGATGTGTCTCCCGGCACACCGAATCGTGGTGTCAGGCGAGGTCGATTCTTCGTGATCCGTCGCACCACCATGCCCTCTGCCCTCGTGGAGATGGGATTTGTCACTGGAGCGATTGATGCGCCACGTCTTGCGAACGCTGACCATCGCCGCCGGTTGGCCTTGGCACTGGCGGCCGGCATTCTCAATTACCTCAAGCAGGAGGTGCGATGA
- a CDS encoding HAD family phosphatase, which produces MKFPPAACLFDLDGLLLDTEPLHGRGWSEAAAHFGTRLSEAQLMQLKGRRRLDCAAQVNAWLATPVGVEALLAVQQPIVRALLPNASALPSAQELVALCHSRGIPMALVTSSSRVAVEFKASPHPWLEQIRERVYGDDPDLAAGKPDPAPFLLAAQRLGLNPQNCWALEDSQAGSQSAHRAGCQVWLVNASGTSDPDFTTNPCEINSLAVVLKLLISTDG; this is translated from the coding sequence ATGAAATTTCCACCTGCCGCTTGCCTGTTCGATCTGGACGGGCTTCTGCTCGACACCGAACCGCTGCATGGCCGGGGCTGGTCGGAAGCCGCGGCCCATTTCGGCACACGGCTGAGTGAGGCTCAATTGATGCAATTGAAGGGCCGTCGCCGACTCGACTGCGCAGCCCAGGTGAATGCATGGCTGGCCACACCGGTGGGCGTGGAGGCCCTCTTGGCTGTGCAGCAGCCAATCGTTCGTGCCCTGCTGCCCAATGCCTCCGCGTTGCCCTCAGCGCAGGAGCTGGTAGCGCTCTGCCACAGCCGAGGAATTCCCATGGCTCTGGTCACCAGCAGCAGCCGCGTCGCCGTTGAATTCAAAGCAAGCCCTCACCCCTGGCTCGAGCAAATCCGGGAACGGGTTTATGGCGATGACCCTGACCTTGCAGCGGGCAAACCCGACCCCGCACCCTTCCTGCTTGCAGCACAGCGGCTGGGGCTCAACCCACAGAACTGCTGGGCCCTTGAGGATTCACAGGCCGGAAGCCAGTCGGCTCACCGTGCCGGATGTCAGGTCTGGCTGGTGAATGCATCCGGTACAAGTGACCCTGACTTCACCACCAATCCCTGTGAAATCAACAGTCTTGCCGTTGTTTTAAAGCTGTTGATCAGTACAGACGGCTGA
- the pstS gene encoding phosphate ABC transporter substrate-binding protein PstS: MVKITTKVLAHRSLAVSSLSVLAVGLAACGGSSSVSSLNAAGASFPAKVYQSWFADLAGSGGLKVNYQAVGSGSGRKAFIDGTVDFAASDDPIKEADRNQVSRGVVQIPMVGGTIAFGYNKPGCELQLTQQQAVGVAIGSISDWKELGCEAGTITWVHRSDGSGTTKAFTNSMQTFSPDWTLGSGKSVKWPVGVGAKGNSGVAGVIDNRVGAIGYVNQSYIKGNVQAAAVQNKSGEFLKPSVEAGAKALNGIELDEHLAGSNPNPEAAGAYPIATLTWVLAYAEGNGAKAEAVQNVFNYMLEDSTQEGAAALGFVPLRGTILEKSRSAVEGIQP; this comes from the coding sequence ATGGTCAAAATCACAACGAAGGTTTTGGCACATCGTTCCCTGGCTGTCTCAAGCCTGAGCGTCCTTGCTGTCGGTCTTGCCGCCTGTGGTGGCAGCTCCAGTGTGTCCAGCCTCAATGCAGCCGGAGCTTCCTTCCCCGCCAAGGTGTACCAGAGCTGGTTTGCCGATCTGGCCGGCTCCGGCGGCCTCAAGGTGAACTACCAGGCGGTGGGTTCCGGTTCCGGTCGCAAAGCCTTCATCGATGGCACCGTCGATTTCGCTGCTTCAGACGACCCGATCAAAGAGGCCGACCGCAATCAGGTGAGCCGAGGGGTGGTCCAGATCCCCATGGTGGGGGGAACCATCGCCTTCGGATACAACAAGCCGGGTTGCGAGCTTCAGCTCACCCAGCAGCAGGCAGTGGGGGTGGCCATCGGCAGCATCAGTGATTGGAAGGAGCTTGGTTGTGAAGCCGGCACGATCACCTGGGTGCATCGATCCGATGGATCCGGCACCACGAAGGCCTTCACCAATTCGATGCAGACTTTTTCACCGGATTGGACCCTCGGCAGCGGTAAATCGGTGAAGTGGCCGGTGGGCGTGGGTGCTAAGGGCAATTCCGGTGTGGCCGGGGTGATCGACAATCGGGTTGGCGCGATCGGCTACGTGAATCAGTCGTACATCAAGGGAAATGTGCAGGCTGCTGCGGTGCAGAACAAATCCGGTGAATTCCTCAAACCCTCCGTGGAAGCTGGTGCCAAAGCCCTTAACGGCATTGAGCTTGATGAGCATCTGGCTGGCAGCAATCCGAACCCTGAGGCCGCTGGTGCCTACCCCATCGCGACACTCACCTGGGTGTTGGCCTACGCCGAGGGCAATGGCGCCAAAGCTGAAGCTGTGCAGAACGTCTTCAACTACATGCTGGAAGACTCCACCCAGGAAGGCGCTGCGGCCTTGGGCTTTGTCCCTCTCCGGGGAACCATCCTCGAAAAATCTCGCAGTGCAGTGGAGGGCATTCAGCCCTGA
- the murI gene encoding glutamate racemase → MTPQLLGFFDSGLGGLTVLRRVLERHGAVPCVYLGDTARVPYGNRQPDDIRRIAAEVVGWLSDQQVTTVVMACNTTNALARDVAEGQAGAPVIGLIGAAAAMVETRRVGVLATPATVASSAYRASIEALHPGSVVIEQACPAFVPLIEAGDMNSEDLRRAAQAYLEPLLAASVESIVLGCTHYPLLVPLLRQMLPESVQIVDPAMGVARQLDALLGPPDRISQIQSPFSLESCRFCVTADPDGFAMRATPWLGQRPAVSLQLLQD, encoded by the coding sequence ATGACGCCTCAACTGCTGGGATTCTTCGACAGTGGACTCGGTGGCCTGACGGTTCTCCGGCGCGTGCTTGAACGTCATGGGGCGGTTCCCTGCGTCTACCTCGGTGACACGGCGCGGGTGCCCTACGGCAATCGTCAACCGGATGACATCCGTCGCATTGCTGCTGAAGTGGTGGGTTGGCTGAGTGACCAGCAGGTGACCACGGTGGTGATGGCCTGCAACACCACCAACGCCTTGGCGAGGGATGTGGCTGAGGGCCAGGCCGGGGCTCCGGTCATCGGTCTGATTGGTGCAGCCGCTGCGATGGTGGAAACCCGCCGGGTTGGTGTGCTGGCCACGCCGGCCACCGTTGCCTCCTCGGCTTATCGGGCCAGCATCGAAGCGCTTCACCCCGGGTCGGTCGTGATTGAGCAGGCCTGTCCTGCGTTTGTTCCACTGATCGAAGCTGGCGATATGAACTCTGAAGACCTGCGCCGAGCGGCGCAGGCTTATCTCGAACCTTTGCTCGCGGCCTCAGTCGAGTCGATCGTGTTGGGGTGCACCCATTACCCGTTGCTGGTGCCTCTGTTGCGGCAGATGCTTCCGGAGTCTGTCCAGATCGTTGATCCGGCGATGGGAGTGGCCCGTCAATTGGACGCGCTCCTAGGGCCACCAGACCGGATCTCGCAGATCCAAAGCCCGTTTTCATTGGAGAGCTGCCGGTTCTGTGTCACTGCTGACCCCGATGGCTTCGCGATGCGCGCCACCCCCTGGCTGGGGCAGCGGCCTGCCGTCAGCCTCCAGCTGCTGCAGGACTGA
- the sds gene encoding solanesyl diphosphate synthase: protein MSTVTELLQPVENDLETLLGDLRSLIGAGHPILQAAAEHLFSAGGKRLRPGIVLLLSRALSDKGELSPRHRRLAEITEMIHTASLVHDDVVDEASTRRGVDTVHSRFDARVAVLAGDFLFAQASWHLANLDDLEVVKLLSRVIMDLADGEIKQGLYRFDTAQTFETYLEKSYCKTASLIANSCRAAGVLSGCSPLQLDNLYQFGRQLGLAFQVVDDILDFTGSDQQLGKPAASDLASGYLTAPTFYALEEHPSLQPLIDRQFSEPGDLDQALEMVRASKAIERTRDLAETFARESRESIAWLPESPSQRALMELPDFVLSRLY, encoded by the coding sequence ATGAGCACCGTCACCGAGCTACTCCAACCGGTGGAGAACGACCTTGAAACCCTGCTCGGAGACCTGCGCAGCCTGATTGGGGCAGGTCATCCCATTCTTCAGGCCGCAGCGGAGCACCTGTTCAGCGCCGGCGGTAAACGTTTGCGACCGGGGATTGTCCTGCTGCTGTCCAGGGCTCTGTCCGACAAGGGTGAGCTTTCACCCCGCCACCGACGGTTGGCTGAGATCACAGAGATGATCCATACCGCTTCGCTCGTTCACGACGATGTGGTGGACGAAGCCTCGACCCGGCGTGGCGTGGACACGGTGCACAGCCGCTTTGACGCCCGCGTCGCTGTTCTCGCCGGAGACTTTCTCTTCGCGCAGGCCAGCTGGCACCTGGCCAACCTCGATGACCTCGAAGTGGTGAAGCTGCTCAGCCGCGTGATCATGGATCTCGCGGATGGTGAGATCAAACAGGGCCTGTACCGCTTCGACACAGCCCAGACCTTTGAGACCTACCTCGAAAAGAGTTACTGCAAGACGGCATCGTTGATTGCCAATAGTTGCCGCGCTGCAGGCGTTCTCAGCGGCTGCTCTCCGTTACAGCTCGACAACCTTTATCAATTTGGTCGCCAGCTTGGTCTGGCGTTCCAGGTTGTTGACGACATCCTTGATTTCACTGGAAGCGACCAGCAGCTCGGAAAGCCAGCGGCAAGTGATCTCGCCAGTGGCTATCTCACCGCTCCCACCTTTTACGCCCTTGAGGAGCATCCATCGCTGCAACCGCTGATCGATCGCCAGTTTTCAGAGCCCGGTGACCTTGACCAAGCGCTTGAGATGGTGCGGGCGTCTAAAGCGATTGAACGCACCCGAGATCTTGCCGAAACGTTTGCTCGCGAATCCCGTGAATCGATCGCTTGGCTGCCGGAGTCTCCCTCCCAGAGAGCCTTGATGGAATTGCCGGACTTTGTTCTCAGCCGTCTGTACTGA
- the acs gene encoding acetate--CoA ligase, whose protein sequence is MTDSNTTIESVLQEQRVFEPPADTSAKARIGSLDAYRAMADAAQEDPDAFWGDAARRELHWFEPFHTVLDWSNPPFARWFEGGTTNLSYNCLDRHLDGPTAQKTALIWEGEPGDVRRFTYRELHAEVCKAANGLKAMGIGKGDLVALYMPMVPEAAIAMLACARIGAPHSVVFGGFSAEALRDRINDGEVKAVITADGGFRKDKPVSLKPAVDAALADGACPSVTGVLVVQRTKQDVQMVAGRDQWWHDLVEGQSADCAAEPMASEDRLFVLYTSGSTGKPKGVVHTTAGYNLWAHLTFQWIFDIRDEDVFWCTADVGWITGHSYIVYGPLSNGATTVMYEGAPRPSKPGAFWELIQKHGITIFYTAPTAIRSFMKNGRSVPDQFDMSSLRLLGTVGEPINPEAWMWYRDVIGGNRCPIVDTWWQTETGGVMISPLPGATPTKPGSATLPLPGIQADIIDAEGNSCGADEGGYLAVRAPWPGMMRTVHGNPQRFRESYWEHIRPADGSYLYFAGDGARRDADGYFWVMGRVDDVINVSGHRLGTMEIESALVSHPAVAEAAVVGRPDDLKGEGIVAFVTLEAGRDGDDALVKELRAHVGTEIGPIARPDEIRCSDALPKTRSGKIMRRILRALAAGQEVSGDTSTLEDRSVLDRLRA, encoded by the coding sequence GTGACCGACTCCAACACCACCATCGAAAGCGTCCTGCAGGAGCAGCGGGTGTTTGAGCCGCCAGCAGACACCTCCGCCAAAGCCCGCATCGGCAGTTTGGATGCCTATCGGGCGATGGCCGATGCGGCCCAAGAGGATCCTGATGCGTTCTGGGGCGATGCCGCCCGCCGTGAACTCCACTGGTTCGAGCCCTTCCACACCGTGCTCGATTGGTCCAATCCCCCCTTCGCCCGCTGGTTTGAGGGAGGAACCACCAACCTCTCCTACAACTGCCTGGATCGACATCTCGACGGGCCAACGGCACAGAAAACAGCGCTGATTTGGGAAGGGGAGCCGGGCGATGTACGCCGGTTCACCTATCGGGAATTGCACGCTGAGGTCTGCAAAGCCGCGAACGGTCTGAAGGCCATGGGGATCGGCAAAGGCGATCTCGTGGCGCTGTACATGCCGATGGTGCCTGAGGCGGCGATCGCCATGCTGGCCTGCGCTCGTATTGGCGCACCCCATTCAGTGGTGTTCGGTGGCTTTTCGGCTGAAGCCCTCAGGGACCGTATCAATGATGGTGAAGTGAAAGCGGTGATCACCGCCGATGGCGGCTTCCGCAAGGACAAACCGGTGTCGCTTAAACCCGCGGTGGATGCAGCTCTTGCCGATGGTGCCTGCCCCTCTGTGACCGGAGTGCTCGTTGTGCAGCGCACCAAGCAGGACGTGCAGATGGTCGCCGGTCGCGATCAGTGGTGGCATGACCTGGTGGAGGGCCAGAGTGCCGACTGCGCCGCTGAGCCCATGGCCAGCGAGGATCGCCTCTTTGTTCTCTATACCTCCGGCTCCACGGGCAAACCCAAGGGTGTTGTGCACACCACCGCCGGCTACAACCTTTGGGCCCACCTCACCTTCCAGTGGATCTTCGACATCCGTGATGAGGATGTCTTCTGGTGTACCGCCGATGTGGGCTGGATCACCGGCCACAGCTACATCGTTTACGGCCCCTTATCGAACGGTGCAACGACGGTGATGTATGAAGGCGCACCGCGCCCCTCCAAGCCCGGCGCCTTCTGGGAGTTAATTCAGAAGCATGGGATCACGATCTTCTATACGGCTCCTACAGCGATCCGGTCTTTCATGAAGAACGGTCGATCCGTTCCTGATCAGTTCGACATGAGCAGCCTCCGCCTCTTGGGCACGGTCGGCGAACCGATCAATCCGGAGGCATGGATGTGGTATCGCGATGTGATCGGAGGCAATCGCTGTCCGATCGTCGACACCTGGTGGCAGACCGAAACCGGTGGAGTGATGATCAGCCCTCTGCCGGGAGCAACCCCCACCAAGCCAGGCTCCGCCACCCTGCCTCTGCCGGGTATTCAGGCCGACATCATCGACGCGGAGGGCAACAGTTGTGGTGCCGATGAAGGCGGCTATCTGGCGGTGCGTGCCCCATGGCCCGGGATGATGCGCACCGTGCACGGCAACCCCCAACGCTTCCGCGAGAGTTACTGGGAGCACATCCGTCCTGCCGATGGCTCTTATCTCTATTTCGCTGGGGATGGCGCTCGCCGGGATGCAGATGGTTACTTCTGGGTCATGGGTCGCGTCGATGACGTGATCAATGTCTCGGGCCACCGCCTCGGCACGATGGAGATCGAATCGGCACTGGTCAGTCACCCCGCTGTGGCAGAGGCGGCAGTGGTGGGACGACCCGATGACCTCAAGGGCGAAGGAATCGTCGCCTTTGTCACCCTCGAGGCTGGCCGTGACGGCGATGACGCCCTGGTGAAGGAGTTGCGGGCCCATGTCGGAACGGAAATTGGTCCGATCGCGCGGCCGGATGAGATCCGTTGCAGTGATGCCCTGCCCAAGACCCGCAGTGGCAAGATCATGCGCCGGATCTTGCGTGCCCTGGCGGCCGGTCAGGAGGTCAGTGGCGACACCAGCACCCTGGAAGACCGCTCCGTTCTGGATCGACTCAGGGCCTGA